In Streptomyces sclerotialus, the DNA window CCCGAACAGCACACCGCCGGACCACACACAGGTGCGGTCGGGATCGACGGAGAGGGCTGGAGTAGCTATGGAAGAGCCGCGTCGCCTCGGCGGCCGGTACGAGCTGGGCTCGGTGCTCGGCCGCGGTGGCATGGCCGAGGTCTACCTCGCCCATGACACCCGCCTGGGGCGCACCGTCGCCGTGAAGACGCTGCGGGTGGATCTCGCCCGCGATCCGTCGTTCCAAGCCCGGTTCCGCCGTGAGGCCCAGTCGGCCGCCTCGCTGAACCATCCGTCCATCGTCGCGGTCTACGACACCGGCGAGGACTACGTCGACGGCGTCTCGATCCCGTACATCGTGATGGAGTACGTCGACGGCTCCACGCTGCGTGAGCTGCTGCACTCCGGCCGCAAGCTGCTGCCCGAGCGCTCCCTGGAGATGACCATCGGTGTGCTCCAGGCGCTGGAGTACTCCCACCGGGCCGGCATCGTCCACCGCGACATCAAGCCCGCGAACGTCATGCTGACCCGCACCGGCCAGGTGAAGGTCATGGACTTCGGCATCGCCCGTGCGATGGGTGACGCCGGCATGACGATGACGCAGACCGCCGCGGTGATCGGCACGGCCCAGTACCTCTCCCCTGAGCAGGCCAAGGGCGAGACCGTCGACGCCCGCTCCGACCTGTACTCCACCGGCTGCCTGCTGTACGAGCTGCTGACCGTGCGGCCGCCGTTCGTCGGTGACTCGCCGGTCGCGGTCGCGTACCAGCACGTGCGGGAGGAGCCGCAGCCGCCGAGCGCATTCGATCCGGAGATCACTCCGGAGATGGACGCGATCGTCCTGAAGGCCCTGGTCAAGGACCCGGACTACCGCTACCAGTCGGCGGACGAGATGCGCGCCGACATCGAGGCGGCGCTGGACGGGCAGCCGGTCGCGGCCACCGCGGCGCTCGGTGCCGTCGGCTACGACCAGGACCAGCCCACCGCGACGCTGCGGCCCCAGGACCCGGCGGGCGCCACCTCCATGCTGCCGCCGACCAACCCCGACGACGGCGGTTACGGCTACGACGAGCGCCCCGACCGGCGCCGCGGCGGCCAGAAGAAGAACCGCACCTCCACGATCCTGCTGATCCTGGCGGCGATCCTGGTACTCATCGGTGCGATCTTCATCGGCAAGGCGATGTTCAGCGGCGGCAAGACCGAGGGCACCTTCCCGGCTCCCAGCCTGGTCGGCAAGACCCTCGACGAGGCGCAGCAGGCCGGCCGCAACGGCGACTTCAAGGTCGTCAAGGGCGGCAGCAAGACCTGCGACAACGCCAAGAGGGGCCAGGTCACCAAGCAGCACCCGGCGGCCGGGACGGACATCGGGAAGGACGACACGGTCACGGTCACGATGTGCACCGGCCCGGCCAAGATCAGCGTGCCGGACGTGCTGGGCTACACCTTCGACAAGGCCAAGTCGATCCTGGAGAACAAGGGCTTCACGGACATCCAGCAGACGACGGAGCAGTCCGACCAGACGCCGGGCAAGGTCATCAGGCAGAACCCGGACAGCCAGACCGAGGCGGCCAAGGACAAGACGATCACCCTGACCGTCGCGGCCGCCAAGCCGAAGACCTCGGTGCCCGACGTCACCAACAAGCCCTTCGACCAGGCGGAGAAGCAGCTGACCGACCTGGGCTTCAAGGTGGCGCGTACCGACCAGGAGTCCGACCAGCCGGCCGACACCGTGCTGTCGCAGGACCCGGCCGGCGGCAGCCAGGCCGAGAACGGCTCCACGATCACCCTGACCGTCGCCAAGGCGGCGGAGAAGCTCCAGGTCCCGGACCTGGCCAACCAGAAGCTCAAGGACGCCAAGAAGACCCTCACCGACATGGGTCTCGCGGTCGGCAACATCACCGGCCCGCAGGACGACGACGCCACCGTCGTGGTCTCCGACCCGATCGCCGGCACGGAGGTCGCCAAGGGCACCTCCGTGAACGTCACGACGATGCCCGGCAACGGGAACGACGGCGGGGACGACGGCGGCGGCTGGTTCGGCGGCATGGACGGCTGGGGCCGCAACAAGAACTGAGGCCGGCAGCGGCGACAAGAGGAACGGCAGAGGGCCCGGGGCACGAGACGCCCCGGGCCCTCTCGCATACGGCCGGGTTCTCCCTCGTACGGCCGGACTTTCCCGCGTACGGCGCGACGGCGCCTAGCGGATTTCCTTCGGCGGGGTGCGGTCGGCGTCGACCTTCTCGGTGCGGACCAGCTCGCCCCACACGATGTAGCGGTAGTTCGAGGTGTAGACCGGCGTGCAGGTCGTGAGGGTGATGTAGCGGCCCGGCTTGGTCCTGCCGGACTCCTTGGGGACCTTGTTCAGCACGTCGACGTTGTACTTGCTGGTCTCCGGCAGGGTCGCGAAGACCTTGTAGACGTACCAGCGGTGCTGCGACTCGAAGACGATCGGGTCGCCGTCCTTGAGCTTGTCGATGTTGTGGAACTTGGCGCCGTGCCCGTCGCGGTGCGCGGCGAGCGTGAAGTTGCCCGTCTTGTCCTGCGGCAGCGCGGACTTGACCGGGTCGGTGTAGTAACCGGCCACGCCATTGTTGAGGATCTTGCTGCTGGTGCCCTTCTTGACCAGCACCTCACCGTTCTTCATCGCGGGGACGTGCAGGAAGCCGATGCCGTCCTTGGTGTCCAGCTCCTTCTGCTCCTGGTCCTTGGCGTCGGCCCAGTGCTGCCGTACCTGGTCGCCCTGGTGGTGCGCCTCACGGTCGGCGAGGACGTTGGTCCACCACAGCGAGTAGGCGACGAAGAGGCCCAGGATCACCCCGGCGGTGATCAGCAGTTCCCCG includes these proteins:
- the pknB gene encoding Stk1 family PASTA domain-containing Ser/Thr kinase, whose protein sequence is MEEPRRLGGRYELGSVLGRGGMAEVYLAHDTRLGRTVAVKTLRVDLARDPSFQARFRREAQSAASLNHPSIVAVYDTGEDYVDGVSIPYIVMEYVDGSTLRELLHSGRKLLPERSLEMTIGVLQALEYSHRAGIVHRDIKPANVMLTRTGQVKVMDFGIARAMGDAGMTMTQTAAVIGTAQYLSPEQAKGETVDARSDLYSTGCLLYELLTVRPPFVGDSPVAVAYQHVREEPQPPSAFDPEITPEMDAIVLKALVKDPDYRYQSADEMRADIEAALDGQPVAATAALGAVGYDQDQPTATLRPQDPAGATSMLPPTNPDDGGYGYDERPDRRRGGQKKNRTSTILLILAAILVLIGAIFIGKAMFSGGKTEGTFPAPSLVGKTLDEAQQAGRNGDFKVVKGGSKTCDNAKRGQVTKQHPAAGTDIGKDDTVTVTMCTGPAKISVPDVLGYTFDKAKSILENKGFTDIQQTTEQSDQTPGKVIRQNPDSQTEAAKDKTITLTVAAAKPKTSVPDVTNKPFDQAEKQLTDLGFKVARTDQESDQPADTVLSQDPAGGSQAENGSTITLTVAKAAEKLQVPDLANQKLKDAKKTLTDMGLAVGNITGPQDDDATVVVSDPIAGTEVAKGTSVNVTTMPGNGNDGGDDGGGWFGGMDGWGRNKN
- a CDS encoding class E sortase — encoded protein: MTATGHDADVDGVEGVEGTEDTEASGTSATKASKTASKPAPRKVRRGIAAVVSVIGELLITAGVILGLFVAYSLWWTNVLADREAHHQGDQVRQHWADAKDQEQKELDTKDGIGFLHVPAMKNGEVLVKKGTSSKILNNGVAGYYTDPVKSALPQDKTGNFTLAAHRDGHGAKFHNIDKLKDGDPIVFESQHRWYVYKVFATLPETSKYNVDVLNKVPKESGRTKPGRYITLTTCTPVYTSNYRYIVWGELVRTEKVDADRTPPKEIR